Sequence from the Amphiprion ocellaris isolate individual 3 ecotype Okinawa chromosome 1, ASM2253959v1, whole genome shotgun sequence genome:
TACTCAGTAGTCTAGGAATGCTAGTGGCTAACTTTAGAGATACTCAGTAGTCTAGGGATGGTAGTGGCTAACTTAGAGATACTCAGTAGTCTAAGGATGCTAGTGGCTAACATAGAGATACTCAGTAGTCTAGGGATGCTAATGACTAGcatcttttattatttcttcatGTTGTCACCTCTTAGTATTAAAGTCCTgagttatttattttcagttaaaatGATTCCCAGCCATatgaataattaattttttcacCATATTTGGGTTCATAGTGAGCATCAGATATTagcttattttgtttttcttaatcTTGACTCTGCTTTCATTAGTTCAATTTCTCtgacatttatctttcactctATTATTCAATTAATATTCTGAAATAAGTTTTGTACCATTTTGTATTtaatctattattatttttattttatttcctcttctgTTTCTATTTTCAGTCCTTATTTACCTTCCTGTTCATCACCTGTCCCGTATGAACGgtgagtttaaataaagttagaCTGACGGATGATCtccagtgagtgtgtgtctgtctgtgtgtgtgtgtgtgtgtgtgtgtgtgtgtgtgtgtgtgtgtgtgtgtgtgtgtgtgtgtgtgtgtgtgtgtgtgtgtgggtgtgtgtgtgtgtgtgtgtgtgtgtgtgtgtgtgtgtgtgtgtgtgtgtgtatctctgCATGTATTGGATGCTGCAGCtgtgagtctctgctgccacctgctgttcattcagtcaaacacacaaacattcaaactgttttattttgcttccaGTCTGAATCTGTTCAGGCAGACGTGACGTTAGTTTTACAGTAATACTGACAGGAGGTCAGCTGATGCTTCCACCCAGCGGCCTTCTGGGAAACCGAGTCCAGACGGTTTCAGTCGTCGCCTCCACACAGACTGAGCAGAGCTTTCTGGTAGTCGCCTTTAGTGTGCTCCTGAAATACaagaatattaataataataatcacataaaagacagaaatgttgtGTAAAACAATATTCTAGAACTATAAAATTATTACAGTTCATTCTGCACagcaatatattattattattattaactaaTATctaatttatatataaataaaccacagcaaaaacataataataataatacagttaatataatgaataatttttttaatttttactaatttttatcTCTGTTTTGAGGCGTgaagatgtttttaaataattgtcGCTGTTAATTAATATGTAGGAATCAAtagtttggtttataaaataatCATAGTATGGGTCTAAAACTGATCATATGTTTGgcaattttgtatttaaaaacaattttattaATAAGTCTCAGTATAATCTGCATGAAATTTTGATTACTGAACActgtcactgtaaaaaaataaataaaatatatagataaaataaggtattattttattcatgtcGCTTAAAGTtactaaaatattttatctaatattttaaatgtttcctcTGATGTCTGACACACAGAGATAACCagatgtttttctaattttatgtagttattgttgttttatgaaTAAACTGtatgtttgtctctgtggtgCGTTCAAGGTCTGAGCCAGTGTGGGGCGTTGCAGGCACTCACAGCGATGGTCTGGTACAGAGACTTCTTGTGTTCCCTCTTAAACTCTGTTCTGATCCTCATCAGGTCGACTTCACAGCGAGACACCATGATCCTGGTCACCACCTTCTCCTTCGCTCCTTTACTCTGAAAGCAGACACAACTTCAGCAGAGCGGCAGGAAGACGGAGGACAGACGCTTTTAAATGCCGCACGTTACCTTCATGGCCTCGTGGAGTCGGTTAGCGAAGTACAGCTGCCTGTTCTCGAAACACTCGACTGGAGAGAAGAAGATCAGCGTTTAGTTCAAATGTTCTGACGTCTGAAAGAACAATTACAATCTTTATTCCTGCCTCGTGTCCATCTCTGTAGCGCTAACTAGCATAGCAGCAGGATTATATAAAAACTACCAGACTGAGTTTAATGGATGATGGTGAagcaggagagaagaagaacCTTTTGTCTCTGCAGTGCCACCAACAGGTAGGAGCTGGAGGTGAGTTTATACAGAAAACATGAACTAGATGTTCCTAACTTCCTCTGTTAATGGAGATCAATCAGAGCTCAAAGCTACGATGTAAAcgtctgtcattttggatcatgtTATATAGAAGTTTTTGTACGAACCCAGAGTGAGGAAGGATTTCTCCAGATCTCCTTTGACCTCCTTCCTGATGCTCTCCTTCATGTCGTAGGGACTGTAGCTCTTATACCTCTcaaacactgcaacacaacagattaaaaaacatagaaacggcttcagttcagcagaaaaacatgtaTTAAATGTAAATTACCAGGTAAAACGGTGACACTGAAAGATGTGCTGGAtgcaaattaaacattaaaaatggaaTTAGAAGTAAACTGGTTGTCATTTTAAGTAAACAGTTTGTGTTCTTTCTTGTCTAATGAagacattaaccctcctgttgtcttcatttacgggcaccaaaaaataatttccttgtctgaaaaaaatccaaaaattcagcaaaaaaattccccaaatttctgaaaatttgcaaaaccttcaggaagaaaattccaataattctttaaaagtttcccttaaaagttttattttaaaaatcccacaaatttggcaagaaaattctagtaaatattttcaaaaaatgagtaaaaatctttcaaaaaaatcctaaaaatatctgaagtgattccatatatatcagtaaaacttctaatgttttctttaagaacatttttaacatttctttttttccaccaaaaattttttcaaagatttcccaaaaatgttgaaaatgtggacatcagaagtttcactgtgaaaatatgtttttttccacattttcaaactttaaaacgggtcagttctgacctgcaggacgacacaagggttaatctGTAGACATGCAGCtgtgaggcttttattttgtagtattCAGGAAGCAGCTCACCTTTCTGCAGGTGAGGGACGCTCCTCTGGCACATGATGGAGATCCAGGCAGCCACGTCGGTGCCCTTCCTCTGGACTCCGGCTTCATACAGCAGCTGAGAGGTTCAGAAGGTTCGAATCAATCAGATTATTGATGGTCGATCAACTATCGATCAATACATCAGGAAACAAACTCCAACCAGAGGATCTAAAACTTTCTCTTTAGAGAACAAACTTTCTATGAACATGGTGAGACTCACTCTGGCGTCTTCATCAATCGTCTGATAGTCGACAACGTTGGAGGGTTCGTCTCGTCTCGtctgtaaattaaaaataaataaaagtcggtgttaaaaatgaaaaattaatctTCTAATTCGTGCTCTTTTCCTAGAATTAAAATTAGGCTGAGAAAATGCCTCATTCTGTCACATATTAATTATAAAGTGGATACCTGCAGACTGTTAACTAAGAAAgtaacattttacagtttataatGAACAAGAACTGAATAAATTATCATCAAACATGATTAAATATCACCTTCTGGTCTTCGTTCTGTTCAGAAGAATCTAAATAAGCTGCAATAACATTTCCTAAATTCTATAAAACTGAATTTCTATGAGTTTCAGGACTTTAAATAGCgattaaatatttattgtgttaaaGGTAAATGTATAGAAATGTATTAATGTTAGAAgtgttttcagaataaaagcctgTGGTTTACCTGAACCAGAGCCAGCAGCAGTTTAGCGAAGTTTCCTGATGTGTCTCCGGCGACGTCTTTGTCCAACTCCTTCTTAAACACtgacagaataaaaaacaaagttagCTAAGTTAGCGATGTTAGCTATATTAGTGACATACTGACGTTTAGTTCAAATGTTCTGACGTCTGAAAGAACAATTACAATCTTTATTTCTAGCTCATGTCCATCTCTGTAGCGATAACTAGCATACCAGCGCTAATGACAAGTTTGGGGAGTGGCTAACACAAAGATATTGAGTACCTAAAGATGCTACCCAATAAATATGGGATGCTAACGATAGCCCCAAGGAGGCCAGTTGCTAGCATAGAGATATTACTGTGTAGGCAATGAATGCCGTCTATTAGCATATGGATGCTAGTAATGACATTAATTACGTTAGTGACGTTAGCTTCACTGCTGCTGTAGATgacaataaatagaataaagagCTGCAACTTTTCAacttttcttaatttttaagTTGTTTACTGGAGGtataagttgtgtttttttgttgtatgaattgttgaaaaaaagtgaaaatttcaccattttccaATGACGcctttaatttagattttttgtaatttgttctGACATTGACGTCccaaacatttaattatttaaattttcttgtAATAGAAGTAAAATCTCAGATAAAAGAAGCTGAAACTGGAGAaatctttgcttttgttttacagttagGATTAATTTTGTGACAAATtaaccagttttatttttaccatattATGGCAGCCTacatgtacatttatttaagtTTACCATGtcaaaataattctatttttttgtgtaataaatttaaaataaaataagatcaaataaaaaaattaaagaaagtgaaacaagataaagtgaaataaaataaaatatgataaagcaaaacaaaataatactatataaaattaaagaaaatgataaaaatatataaaatctaagctagaaaaaaatcaacagaatatacaGAGTGACAGGATgtgcaaaatgtgtaaatgacatgAGAAGGTAGGATAAAGATAAGCTTACAGATATAATGAAAGACGTTTAGAATGTAAAGTGGTTTAAATGTTGGTactaaataacaaataaagatTTAATCTACATATTTAATGTCAGTTATTTGAACTTCACTCACTTTCTTTGTAAACCTTCTTGATCGCCATCAGCTCCTCGTTGTTTCTGGAACAAACCAACTCGATCAGCGTCTCCTCGTCGGTCCCGAGTCCCTGAAAACCAGAAGGCACAAACCAGGAGAGACGTAAACAAACCAGTAAAGACTGTAAATAAAccaaatgagacataaacaaACCAGGAGAGACGTAAACAAACCAGGAGAGACATAAATAAACCAAATGAGATGTAAACAAACCAGGAGAGACGTAAACAAACCAGGAAAGACGTAAATAAAccaaatgagacataaacaaACCAGGAGAGACGTAAACAAACCAGGAAAGACGTAAATAAAccaaatgagacataaacaaACCAGGAGAGACGTAAACAAACCAGGAAAGACGTAAATAAAccaaatgagacataaacaaACCAGGAGAGACGTAAACAAACCAGGAAAGAAGTAAATAAACCAAATGAGATGTAAACAAACCAGGTGAAAAATATCatctacacagctaaagttagcAGAAGAAGCTAACTACTCAGAGTGCTATACTAGCTAGCTGCTAACATAGCCACGCATGAGCCACATATTCCATGTAATTAAACGAGGCAGCTAATCAGCTAGCCTCATGCTAACAGTAGCTAGGAGCTTATTTCATGAGACTTGGTGGTTAATTACCTTTAAACTGCACATTTACACGTGTCAAATTGTATAAATcatataaatgtattattatatattatatgaaaatataatatatatttattcatgtattatatattataaatatatattatttatataaattatataaatataaattatttattatataaataaatacaacatgAAGACAGAAATAACAGCACTGAACcagaaatgatataaatatgatttttttttaaacagtagcTAATAATGTTATTATTTGACTTTCTGCACATAGAATTCAGTCTTATTTTAAAGACTTCCATTCAAACCTTTACAGTCGTTAATGTTGCTTTGGTTCCCTAAAAGGTGTAAATCCAAACTTTAATTAATGCTTTTGTTGGTTGGTGTTTAGGCCTTCAGCTGGACTTCTACTGGGAGGTTCTGGACCTGATCTAGAACATCCTCAGTTCTGACCTTGATGGAGGCTCTGAGTTCGGAGGCGTCGTACTGAGACGTGGACTTCATCAAACCCAGCATGAGAGACTCCAGAGAGCCGGACAGCGCCCCCTTCAGGGCCGTCGGCAGGTCCTGGAAATAAGAATGGAAAGAGGTGAAACGACTGATTTAAGATCAGAATTCAGCAGCAAGTCATAAAGCTGGGTTCTAGAAGGgaagataaaactgaaaatggacaaaatatccacatttttggtgtttatttaattgttttacaaatttttccaTATTATTTGTACtgtctattttattctatacaCCGAATTTGCTCTGTAGTTCATAGTTTGCTGATTTGTTTTGGTaaattgcttcattttttctgcatatttagTGATTCGCACTCAGAAAAACTCACAAAAGTTAGTATTTATCTCTAAAATAACTCCTAtcaggctaaaaaaaaagattatttagtcatcagtagatgttcaggtgttttattctaataataataataataataataataataataataataataaatgtttggTCTATTTGTATATCATAAAAAAACAGCCTTTATTCCTCTCTGACGCTGTtttctagtttaaaaaaataacaaaaatttagCAATAGAGTCacataaaaagctaaaaactcTGTTTCTTCATCAGATCTGAGCAGAAAATAAACGTAAACTTTATTTCCAGTTAATTAAAGACCTTCCTGGCGATTCGTTCGTATTCGAAGGCGATGTCTCGGCGCTGCTCGTAGCTCCGTCTGGTCAGAATGTCGATGATCGTCTGTTCGTCCACACCTGAggagaaaaacacttttaatttaggattaaaaacacttttaatttaggattaaaaaacttttaatttatgaataaaaacactttaagtttaggattaaaaacactttaatttaTGATTTTATCTCCAGATGCAACACGAGGAACTTGAACTCcagtttttcatgtttctaatgaaagaaaacaatctgagtttgtgttttctgctggtttgttttttaagttatGATTAGacataaatacagaataaaaacatggaTTAGAAACTAAATTCAGCTCCAGGATCATTAACAGAGTTGATGAAAagtattttattgtgaaaggttTTGACCAGGACAAGGTTTTTATAGTTTTCCTGAAATCTGGTTCCTCTGAGGAGGGAAATCCTCCGACAGGAAGCTGCTGAATTCTGCAGACCTCAACTTCCTGTTTATTAGAAACCTAACGTCTGATTGGCTGAAGGTCTCAAAGCGACGCCTCCTATAGGCTGCAGCGGTAATGACATCATCAGACCAGAGCTGGGAGATGGATCAAATCATTTATTGATCTAAAACCAATCAGATGGTATTGATCTGAATATCAGACCTCTGATGGTTTAAtaggaggttctggttctggttctggttctggttctggttctggttctgattcaggttctagttctggttctagttctggttctagttctaCTTCAGGTTCTGGTCCAGGTCTTCTCCTCACCTTTAGTCTTGATGGCCGTCTCCAGTCTGGCAGCATCCTTTGCCGGGTCGAAATCTCGGACTGGAACCACAGTGGGAAACCTGGGCTCAGCTTCCTACAGAGAACAGAACGTTAGGAACTACAGGAGGAACTACAGGAGGAACTACAGGAAGACCTACAGGAGGAACTACAGGAGGAACTAAGGAGGAACTACAGGAGGAACTAGAGGAAGACCTACAGGAGGAACTACAGGAGGAACTAAGGAGGAACTACAGGAGGAACTACAGGAGGAACTACAGGAGGAACTACAGGAAGACCTACAGGAGGAACTACAGGAGGAACTAAGGAGGAACTACAGGAAGACCGACAGGAGGAACTACAGGAGGAACTAAGGAGGAACTACAGGAGGAACTACAGGAGGAACTAATGAGCAACTACAGGAGGAACTACAGGAGGAACTACAAGAGGAACTACAGGAGGAACTACAGGAGGAACTACAGGAGGAACTACAGGAAGAACTACAGGAAGAACTACAGGAGGAACTACAGGAGGAACTACAGGAAGAACTACAGGAAGAACTAAGGAGGAACTACAGGAAGAATTAAGGAGGAACTACAGGAAGAACTACAGGAGGAACTACAGGAGAAACTACAGGAAGAACTAAGGAGGAACTACAGGAAGAACTACAGGAGGAACTACAGGAAGAACTACAGGAGGAACTACAGGAGGAACTAAGGACGAACTACAGGAGGAACTACAAGAGGAACTACAGGAGGAACTACAGGAAGAACTACAGGAGGAACTACAGGAAGAACTACAGGAGGAACTACAGGAAGAACTAAGGAGGAACTACAGGAGGAACTACAGGAGGAACTACAGGAGGAACTACAGGAGGAACTACAGGAGGAACTACAGGAAGAACTAAGGAGGAACTACAGGAGGAACTACAGGAGGAACTACAGGAGGAACTACAGGAGGAACTACAAGAGGAACTACAGGAGGAACTACAGGAAGACCTACAGGAGGAACTACAGGAGGAACTAAGGAGGAACTACAGGAGGAACTAGAGGAAGACCTACAGGAGGAACTACAAGAAGAACTACAGGAGGAACTACAGGAGGAACTACAGGAGGAACTACAGGAGGAACTACAGGAGGAACTACAGGAAGAACTAAGGAGGAACTACAGGAGGAACTACACGAGGAACTACAGGAGGAACTACAGGAGGAACTACAGGAGGAACTACAGGAGGAACTACAAGAGGAACTACAGGAGGAACTACAAGAGGAACTACAGGAGGAACTACAGGAGGAACTACAAGAGGAACTACAGGAGGAACTACAGGAGGAACTACAGGAGGAACTTCTGGTTTCCTGAGTGACTCATTCAGAGTCTGAATATTTCCAGAGGACCTCTGATTGATCATTGATCGGTTATCAGCTGTCTGGTTGTGCAGGTGAACTGTGGGCAGAGCCTCAGAAACTCACCTTTACCTGCTTTAGGAGGCAGTAAAACTCCGTCAGGTTGTAAAGATGCAGTAAAGTTTGTAAAGTTACATAATATAGAAGATTAAAGCTTCAGTAGAATATTTAGAGAGTTTAATAACAGCCAGATTGAAGTTTAAAAATACGTTTAATTTATTGTCAGTCATCAGGTCCTGGTGATGGTAGGAGCTTCTGGAAGATGTTTCTAGAAACATCTCCTCATGTTGgagatgttttgtctttttcttgtcattttgtgtctcgtttttgtcattttgtgtcttgtttttgtcattttgtgtctcgtttttgccgtttgtgtctcgttttggtaaTTTCTGATCTTGCTTTCGATGTTTTAGgtcctgttttgtctttttttgttgttgttttgtgtctctttctggtggTTTTATCTCCTCATCCTGGAGATGTTTTTCTATGTCCATggttcctctctactctgctcataaTCTGTAGAAatatgtttcaccatgctggatggatctccaacaacttgaagtataataaaaataaacttgaaaaATTAGTTCAAGTTtgcccccccccacacacacacacacacacaaaaaagtgcCTGATACACaccaaaagttgtccaaaatgaatgaaaaatgttagatatgtccatgtttttcttcactgtggttcattttgatctaaagtcctgcagctctgtggaaccagaacatcatgaagaaggagagagaactcagagacgTCTTCTATCAGTCGTTAGAACGATggaataatagaaaaaaacatttcctttattatttattctataAAACTATAAGATT
This genomic interval carries:
- the LOC111578891 gene encoding annexin A2, producing MALVSEFLSQLTLSYGGEAEPRFPTVVPVRDFDPAKDAARLETAIKTKGVDEQTIIDILTRRSYEQRRDIAFEYERIARKDLPTALKGALSGSLESLMLGLMKSTSQYDASELRASIKGLGTDEETLIELVCSRNNEELMAIKKVYKEMFKKELDKDVAGDTSGNFAKLLLALVQTRRDEPSNVVDYQTIDEDARLLYEAGVQRKGTDVAAWISIMCQRSVPHLQKVFERYKSYSPYDMKESIRKEVKGDLEKSFLTLVECFENRQLYFANRLHEAMKSKGAKEKVVTRIMVSRCEVDLMRIRTEFKREHKKSLYQTIAEHTKGDYQKALLSLCGGDD